CGTGCCGAACCCGACCTCGGCCCAGTGTTTGGCCATCGGGCGGATCTTTTCGCTGCGGGTGCCCTTGTTCCATTCGTCCATGTCGATCTGCGGCAGGTCGGGCTTCAGGAATCCCATGGTCTGAAGACTAGAACCTGTTCTAGCCCCGCGCGATCACGTTCGGGCAAAGTTTCCTTTGCCCGCGGGTTCTTGGCCGGATACCGTCGGATGAAGCCGCGCCCGAGGAGAGTCCACCATGAAGACACTTCGGTTCGCCCTGGCCGCAGCGCTGGCCGCCGCCTCTCCGTTCGCCTTCGTCGCCGGTCCGTCCCGCGCCGACGCCCCGGGGCCCGGCGAAGCGTGCACCGTGCTGCACGCGACCACCCAGGACGCCAACGGCCGGACCATGTGGTGCAACCCGACGATGACCGGCGCCCACACGCTGGTGTGGCAGTATGGCGGCCCGGCCTAGGGGCTGGGGCCGTCCGCTAACCGACCACCACCAACAGGTCACCACCCTCGACTTGAGCGGTCCGCGAAACGGCAATCCGCGCGACCTTCCCGGCCTTCGCGGTGGTGACCGCGGCCTCCATCTTCATCGCCTCGATCGTCGCAATCGTCTGTCCCGCTTCCACTTCGTCCCCGACGTCCACGGTCACCGTGACGACGCCGGCGAACGGCGCGGCGACGTGGTCGGGGTTTGTGCGGTCGGCCTTTTCGGCGGCCGGCACGTCCGCGGCGATGCTCCGGTCGCGCACCAAGACGGGGCGCAACTGCCCGTTGAGGATGCACATCACGGTACGCATGCCGCGCTCGTCGGCATCGGAGATGGCCTCCAGACCGATCAGCAACTCCACGCCGCGCTCGAGCTCGACGCGGTGCTCATCGCCCTGCCGCAGCCCGTAGAAGAACTGGTTGGCGCTCAGCCGCGACGTGTCGCCGTACTGCTCACGGTGATCCTCGAGCTCTTTCGTGGGCCCGGGGAACAGCAGGCGGTTCAGCGTCGCTTGGCGCTCGGCGCCCGGCAGGGCCAACGCCCTTTCGTCTGCGGACGACAGGTGTTGTTCCGGCCTCGCCGGACCGCGACCCTGTAACGCCTTGGTGCGCAACGGCTCCGGCCAGCCACCGGGCGGGTCACCGAGTTCCCCGCGCAGAAAGCCGATGACGGAGTCGGGGATGTCGTAACGGGCGGGGTCGTCGGCGAAATCCTGCGCGCTGACGCCCGCACCGACCAGCGCCAGCGCCAGGTCCCCGACCACCTTGCTCGACGGGGTGACCTTCACCAGGTGCCCCAGGATCGCGTCGGCCCCGGCATAGGCGTCTTCGATGTCTTCGAAGCGGTCACCGAGGCCCAGGGCGATGGCCTGCTGGCGCAGGTTGGACAGTTGGCCGCCCGGGATTTCGTGGCGGTAGACCCGGCCGGTTGGAGCCGGCAGCCCGGATTCGAACGGCGCGTAGACCTTGCGCAGCGCCTCCCAGTACGGCTCCAGTTCGCACACCGCCGCCAGCGACAGCCCCGTGTCGCGGCTGGTGTGCGCCGCGGCGGCCACGATCGACGACAGCGCGGGCTGGCTCGTCGTCCCTGCGAGCGGGGCCGCGGCGCCGTCGACCGCGTCGGCTCCGGCGTGCCAGGCCGCGGCATAGGTGGCGAGCTGCCCGCCGGGGGTGTCGTGGGTGTGCACGTGCACCGGCAGGTCGAACCGCGACTTCAGCGCCGAGACCAGCGTGGTGGCGGCGGGGCGCGCAACAACCCGGCCATGTCCTTGATCGCCAGCACGTGCGCGCCCGCCGAGACGATCTGTTCGGCCAGCTTCAGATAGTAGTCCAGGGTGTAGAGCTTTTCGGCCGGATCGCTGAGATCGCCGGTGTAGGACATCGCCACCTCGGCGACGGCGGTGCCGGTGTTGCGGACCGCGTCGATCGCAGGGCGCATCGAGTCAACGTTGTTCAGCGCGTCGAAGATTCGGAAGATGTCGATGCCGGTCGCCGTCGCCTCCTCGACGAACGCCGTCGTGACGGTCGCCGGATAGGGCGTGTAGCCAACGGTGTTGCGGCCGCGCAGCAGCATCTGCAGGCATACGTTGGGCACCGCCTCGCGCAGGGCCGCCAGCCGCTCCCACGGGTCCTCTTTCAGAAAGCGCAGGGCGACATCGTATGTCGCCCCGCCCCAACATTCGATCGACAGCAGCTGCGGCATTGTGCGGGCGATGTGGGGCGCCACCATGATCAGTCCGCTGGTGCGCACCCGCGTGGCCAGGAGGGACTGGTGCGCGTCGCGGAACGTGGTGTCCGTGACGCCCACGCCGCGCGATTCCCGCAGCCAGGACGCGAAACCCTCCGGTCCCAGTTCGGTGAGGAGTTGCTTGGATCCAGCAGGCGGGTCCGCCGACAGGTCGATGTCGGGGAGCTTGTCGTAGGGATACACGGTCGAGGGGCGCTCGCCGTGCGGCTTGTTGACCGTGACGTCGGCCAAGTAACTGAGGATCTTGGTGCCGCGGTCGGCCGAGCTGCGCGCGGTGAGCAGCTGCGGACGCTGTTCGATGAACGACGTCGTGATTCGGCCGGCCCGAAAATCGGGATCGTCCAGAACCGCTTGCAGGAACGGGATGTTCGTCGACACCCCGCGGATGCGGAACTCCGCGACCGCGCGCCGCGCCCGGCGTACGGCGGTGGCGAAATCGCGCCCTCGGCAGGTCAGCTTGATCAGCATCGAGTCGAAGTGCGCGCTGATCTCCGCACCCAGCGTCGTACCGCCGTCCAGCCGAATCCCCGCGCCGCCCGGGGTGCGATAGGCGGTGATCCGGCCGGTGTCGGGACGGAAGCCGTTGGCCGGATCCTCGGTGGTGATGCGACACTGCAACGCGGCACCGTGCGGGACGACCGAATCCTGGCTCAGGCCAAGCTGTTCCAGGGTCTGCCCGGCGGCGACCCGCAGTTGGGCAGACACCAGGTCGACATCGGTGATCTCCTCGGTGACGGTGTGCTCCACCTGAATGCGGGGGTTCATCTCGATGAAGACGTGGTTGCCCCGCTCGTCGAGCAGGAATTCCACCGTGCCCGCACACGTGTAGCCGATACTTTGCGCGAACGCCACCGCGTCCGCGCAAATGCGCTCGCGCAGTTGGGGATCCAGGTTCGGCGCCGGCGCGATCTCGATGACCTTCTGGTGGCGGCGTTGAACGCTGCAGTCCCGCTCGTAGAGGTGGATGACGTTTCCCTGGGTGTCGGCCAGGATCTGCACCTCGATGTGGCGCGGGTCGAGCACGGCCTGCTCGAGGAACACCGAGGCGTCGCCGAAGGCGGACTCGGCCTCGCGGCTGGCCGCCTCGATCGCCTCGGGCAGGGCCGCCGGGTCGGCGACCCGCCGCATGCCGCGGCCGCCCCCGCCGGCCACCGCCTTGACGAACAGCGGAAACGTCATCGACTCGGAAGCCGACACCAGCTCTTCCACCGACGTCGAGGGCGCGGAGGAGGCCAGCACCGGCAGACCCGCCGCCCGCGCCGCTGCGATGGCCCGCGACTTGTTGCCCGTCAGCTCCAGCACCTCCGCGCTGGGGCCCACGAACGTGATCCCCGCCGAAACGCATGCCGCGGCCAGGTCCGGATTCTCCGACAGGAATCCGTAGCCCGGGTAGATGGCGTCCGCTCCGCAGGCCAGCGCCGTCGCGACGATGTCGTCGACCGACAGGTAGGCGCGCACCGGATGACCCTGCTCGCCGATCTGATACGACTCATCGGCCTTCAGCCGATGCACGGAGTTGCGGTCCTCGTACGGATAGACCGCCACGGTGGCGATTTCCAGCTCGTAGGCGGCGCGGAAGGCGCGGATCGCGATCTCCCCGCGATTGGCGACCAGTACTTTGGCGAACACGCTCTTTACGATAGAGCGCGCTGCGCCGGCCCGACGTATTCGCTGAGCGGACGGATCAACGCGTTCGACGCGGTCTGCTCCATGATGTGGGCCGTCCACCCGGTGATGCGGCTCATCACGAAGACGGGCGTGAAGCAGGCGACGTCCACGCCCATGAGGTAGTAGGCGGGCCCGGTCGGGAAGTCCAGGTTCGGCTTGATGCCCTTGGCCTCGGCCATGCCCTCTACCAGCACGTCATAGATGTCGAGCCACTTCTGACCGTGGCGAACGGCGGCGACGCGGTCGAGGGCTTCCTTCATGGTCGGTACGCGCGAGTCACCGTTCTTGTAGACCCGGTGGCCGAATCCCATGATCTTCTCTTTGCGGGCAAGCTTGCCCTGCAACCACTCCGAGGCCTTTTCGGCGCTGCCGATTTCGAGCATGTCGTGCATCACCGCCTCGTTGGCGCCACCGTGCAGCGGACCCTTGAGCGCGCCAATGGCCGCCGTCACCGCGCTGTACATGTCGGATTGGGTGGAGGTGACCACCCGTGCGGCGAACGTGGAGGCGTTGAAGCTGTGCTCGGCGTAGAGAATCATCGATTGCTCGAAGGCGTCCACGATCACTTGCTCGGGGACATCGCCGAAGCACATGTGCAGGAAGTTCTGCGCGTAATCCATGTGGCTGTGCGGGGCGACGGGTTCCAGGCCGCGTCGCCGTCGCATGTCGGCGGCGACGATGGTGGGCAGCACCGCGAACATCCGCAGCGCCTTGGCGTGGTTTGCCGCCGCGCTGCTGTCGTCCTCCTCGGGATCTTCGGCGCCCATGGAGCTGATGAAGGTGCGCACCACGTCCATCGGGTGGCAGGTGTCGGGCAATTTGGCCAACAGCGACAACTGGGACCGGTTTAGCCGGCGGGCGGCGCGTTCCCGTTGGGTGAACAGGGCCAACTGCTGGTCGCTGGGCAGCTCCCCGTGCCACAGCAAGTAGGCAACCTGCTCGAAACTGCAGTGCGCGGCCAGATCCTGCACCGCGTACCCGCGATAGGTCAGCGAGTTGGTCTCCGGCACCACCTTGGAGATGGCGGTGGTGTCCACCACGACACCGGCCAGGCCCTTGCAGATGCGGGGTTTGTTCTCTTCGATGGTGCTCATTGCGCGACCCCTTCGAGGGTGAAGTTGTAGGTATCGGAATCGAATTGGTTGTAGTCGGCGTAGCGGAGCAGCTCGTAGAGCCGGCTGCGGGGCTGCATGCGCCCGACGAGCCCGGATTGTGTTCCGGTGTCGTCGATTTCGCGGAGGCCGGCCTCGACGGCATGCATGGCCAACCGCAAAGTTGTCACGGGGTAGATCACCAGGTTGTAGCCGATGTCGGAGAGTTGCCGGGCGCTCAGTAGCTGCGATTTGCCGAATTCGGTCATGTTGGCCAGTAACGGCGTGTCCACGGCGGCACGGAACTGTTCGAATTCGGCCGGCGTGTGCAGGGCTTCGGTGAAGATCAGGTCTGCGCCCGCGTCGGCATAGGCCCTGGCCCGATCGACCGCGGCGGGCAGGCCCTCGATGCCCGCGGCGTCGGTCCGGGCGCAGATGACGAAGTTGGGATCGCGCCTGGC
This genomic window from Mycobacterium saskatchewanense contains:
- a CDS encoding bifunctional 2-methylcitrate synthase/citrate synthase — protein: MSTIEENKPRICKGLAGVVVDTTAISKVVPETNSLTYRGYAVQDLAAHCSFEQVAYLLWHGELPSDQQLALFTQRERAARRLNRSQLSLLAKLPDTCHPMDVVRTFISSMGAEDPEEDDSSAAANHAKALRMFAVLPTIVAADMRRRRGLEPVAPHSHMDYAQNFLHMCFGDVPEQVIVDAFEQSMILYAEHSFNASTFAARVVTSTQSDMYSAVTAAIGALKGPLHGGANEAVMHDMLEIGSAEKASEWLQGKLARKEKIMGFGHRVYKNGDSRVPTMKEALDRVAAVRHGQKWLDIYDVLVEGMAEAKGIKPNLDFPTGPAYYLMGVDVACFTPVFVMSRITGWTAHIMEQTASNALIRPLSEYVGPAQRALS
- the prpB gene encoding methylisocitrate lyase, producing MNGLVSSAVPASGKRAAFRAALESGRLQRFPGAFSPLVAKLVADLGFDGVYVSGAVVSADLGMPDIGLTTLTEVSARGAQIAAATELPTFIDADTGFGEPMNAARTVAVLEDAGLAGCHLEDQENPKRCGHLDGKTVVPAPSMIKRLRAAVSARRDPNFVICARTDAAGIEGLPAAVDRARAYADAGADLIFTEALHTPAEFEQFRAAVDTPLLANMTEFGKSQLLSARQLSDIGYNLVIYPVTTLRLAMHAVEAGLREIDDTGTQSGLVGRMQPRSRLYELLRYADYNQFDSDTYNFTLEGVAQ